A section of the Paramisgurnus dabryanus chromosome 4, PD_genome_1.1, whole genome shotgun sequence genome encodes:
- the LOC135750644 gene encoding uncharacterized protein — protein MMDVMCCKSVGTDLSMLDIDDFITEISQLKKEVALLETKLRLRGDEGLKREDSELSLTLLCYTESKPTDAQDTTVCDSNQGLQDEESTDQTSTESLDSVWNAGEQQQILQTKLKMCSVKLIDCSNLMMETERENTEEEDHANDDEDAVKNFDNDDDDFIPSREKTDSCCDGEITSSTSEERRTAQTFSCITCGKTLSSQGHLERHERKHTEQKLFTCKRCGISFTTLQEKRRHHSKVHREMKQPFHCEQCDKVYSSVSKLKVHMRTHSGETQTFSSEKHEHTDQILFTCRRCELTFTTLRELRLHSKVHRVKKHCEQCGKGYLSSTSLKAHMMTHSGERPFHCSKCDMRFRTRNCLVGHERIHTGEKPYKCPHCEMSFSQKAYLKKHVFLHTNERPYQCSQCDKAFRDSGCLKIHQIIHSEEKLHQCSYCDRRFRRKSHLIDHERIHTGEKPYLCPQCGKRFSCSGTFKDHQKVHTGEKPHQCSVCGKSFTKHYNLVTHRRTHTGERPYKCSLCEKTFTQAVLLRIHLRVHTGEKPYRCSICGERFANVGPFKSHKKKHVQNDLTY, from the exons atgatggatgtgatgtgctgtaaatcagtaggaactgatctgtccatgctggatattgatgatttcatcacagaaatctctcagctgaagaaagaggtggcgttactggagacaaagctgaggttaagaggagatgaaggactgaagagagag GACTCCGAGCTCAGTCTGACTTTACTCTGTTATACTGAGTCAAAGCCCACAGACGCTcaggacactacagtgtgtgacagtaatcagggcttacaggatgaggaatctactgatcaaacctccacagagtctctggattctgtctggaacgctggagaacagcagcagatcctgcagaccaaactcaagatgtgttcagtcaaacTCATCGACTGCTCGAACCTCATGATGGAGACGGaaagagaaaacacagaagaggAAGATCACGCTAATGATGATGAAGATGCAGTGAAGAATTTTGACAACgatgatgatgattttattcCTTCAC GTGAAAAAACTGATTCATGTTGTGATGGGGAAATAACGTCCTCAACATCAGAAGAGCGACGGACAGCACAAACTTTTTCCTGCATCACCTGTGGAAAGACGTTGAGCTCACAGGGACATTTAGAGagacatgagagaaaacacacagaacagaaactcttcaccTGCAAGAGATGTGGGATCAGCTTTACTACCTTACAAGAGAAGAGACGTCATCATTCAAAAGTGCACAGAGAGATGAAGCAGCCATTTCATTGTGAGCAGTGTGATAAAGTTTATTCCTCTGTTTCTAAACTGAAAGTtcacatgaggacacacagtgGTGAAACACAGACATTCAGCTCAGAGAAACATGAACACACAGATCAGATACTCTTCACCTGCAGGAGATGTGAGTTGACCTTTACTACCCTAAGAGAGTTGAGACTTCATTCAAAAGTGCACAGAGTTAAGAAGCACTGTGAGCAGTGTGGTAAAGGTTATCTCTCCTCTACTAGTCTGAAAGCTCACATGATGACACACAGTGGTGAAAGACCGTTCCACTGCAGTAAATGTGACATGCGTTTCAGGACCAGGAATTGTCTTGTTGGTCATGAGAGAATTCACACGGGAGAAAAACCATACAAGTGTCCTCACTGTGAGATGAGTTTCAGCCAAAAAGCCTATCTGAAGAAACATGTGTTTTTACACACCAATGAGAGACCGTATCAGTGCAGTCAATGTGACAAAGCTTTTAGGGATTCAGGTTGTCTAAAGATACACCAAATAATTCACTCTGAAGAGAAACTCCATCAGTGTTCATACTGTGATAGACGTTTCCGTCGTAAATCTCATCTGATAGACcatgagagaattcacactggagagaaaccttatctcTGTCCTCAATGTGGAAAAAGATTTTCTTGTTCAGGTACTTTTAAAGATCATCAgaaagttcacactggagaaaaacctcaTCAATGtagtgtttgtgggaagagttttactAAACATTACAATTTAGTGACACACCGGAGAACTCATACAGGAGaaagaccttacaaatgctctttGTGTGAGAAGACATTTACTCAAGCGGTTCTTCTGAGAATCCATttgagagttcatactggagagaaaccttaccgATGCTCCATTTGTGGAGAGAGATTCGCTAATGTAGGACCTTTTAAGAGTCATAAGAAGAAACATGTTCAAAACGACCTAACCTATTAA